A section of the Deltaproteobacteria bacterium genome encodes:
- a CDS encoding prepilin-type N-terminal cleavage/methylation domain-containing protein, which translates to MRSSQPVSQRGFTLIELMVVIALVAILAGMSIVGIQKLNANSHKSTIAEGIVSVISEAREVALSHASQVVVIVDTDNTDHGGVYVILDPTHDFAPANAGSWSRTYAPPLNPVGANAAVFTSNQASVRDMYRFTSSDVAYHIAMPTAAQINKYATLAAPALANSPWVAPSSTAVASHYSGTGCSFCSSAGWGYILVSADGKVRLSNPDDLTQLQTVGSQGYLMLADPQTPNVGRTTFIATPTGLVYSISAS; encoded by the coding sequence ATGAGGTCGAGCCAGCCCGTCAGCCAGCGCGGGTTCACGCTCATCGAGTTGATGGTGGTGATCGCACTGGTGGCCATTCTCGCGGGGATGTCGATCGTCGGCATCCAGAAGCTGAACGCGAACAGCCACAAGAGCACCATCGCAGAGGGCATCGTGAGCGTCATCTCCGAGGCGCGCGAGGTGGCGTTGAGCCACGCCTCGCAGGTGGTGGTCATCGTCGACACCGACAACACGGATCACGGCGGTGTCTACGTGATCCTCGACCCCACCCACGACTTCGCGCCGGCGAACGCGGGCTCGTGGTCGCGGACCTACGCTCCGCCGCTCAACCCGGTGGGCGCCAACGCTGCCGTCTTCACCAGCAACCAGGCGAGCGTCCGGGACATGTACCGGTTCACCAGTTCGGACGTGGCGTACCACATTGCCATGCCGACCGCCGCGCAGATCAACAAGTACGCCACCTTGGCAGCCCCGGCGCTGGCGAACTCGCCCTGGGTTGCGCCCTCGTCGACGGCGGTCGCGAGCCACTACTCGGGCACCGGCTGCAGCTTCTGCTCGAGCGCGGGCTGGGGCTACATCCTGGTGAGCGCCGACGGCAAGGTCCGCCTCTCCAACCCCGACGACCTCACCCAGCTCCAAACGGTCGGCTCCCAGGGCTACTTGATGCTCGCCGACCCGCAAACGCCGAACGTGGGCCGAACCACGTTCATCGCCACGCCCACCGGGCTCGTCTACTCCATCTCCGCGAGCTGA
- a CDS encoding DUF488 family protein, producing the protein MPLRTRRWCDPAQPDDGLRVLVCRFRPRALPKSKETWDVWMKELGPSPELLAAFHGKGEGPITLDAYRERYLAEMAGQRSRIAELAARLDRGESVTLLCSKDCILPQACHRTLLAELVEGARGRH; encoded by the coding sequence ATGCCGCTGCGAACCCGCCGCTGGTGCGATCCGGCCCAGCCCGACGACGGGCTGCGCGTGCTCGTGTGCCGCTTCCGTCCGCGCGCGCTCCCGAAGTCGAAGGAGACCTGGGACGTGTGGATGAAGGAGCTGGGGCCGAGCCCGGAGCTCCTCGCGGCCTTCCACGGAAAGGGCGAGGGGCCCATCACCCTCGACGCCTACCGCGAGCGCTACCTCGCCGAGATGGCGGGCCAGCGGTCGCGCATCGCCGAGCTCGCCGCGCGGCTCGACCGCGGCGAGAGCGTGACCCTGCTCTGCAGCAAGGACTGCATCCTCCCGCAGGCCTGCCACCGCACCCTGCTGGCGGAGCTGGTCGAAGGGGCCCGCGGCCGTCATTGA
- a CDS encoding DegV family protein — translation MVGIVGVATLQNLIRGGRASWLSGWVANFLAVRPLISFVDGELKSVGRMKAKADLAAKMKEFVLESSGRHAVLAGPLAR, via the coding sequence ATGGTGGGCATCGTCGGCGTGGCGACCCTGCAGAACCTCATCCGCGGCGGGCGCGCGAGCTGGCTCAGCGGCTGGGTGGCCAACTTCCTGGCGGTCCGCCCGCTGATCTCGTTCGTGGACGGGGAGCTCAAGTCCGTCGGCCGCATGAAGGCCAAGGCCGACCTGGCCGCGAAGATGAAGGAGTTCGTCCTCGAGAGTTCCGGCCGGCACGCCGTGCTGGCTGGGCCTCTCGCACGGTGA
- a CDS encoding prepilin-type N-terminal cleavage/methylation domain-containing protein — MMRPSSARGFTLIEVMMSVALVSVVILAAILVLLDQERLFRVNADQRDIDESARAATDALNFAIGNAGYGMDPNLAFDFQYYKCQDNADGTGKIKTAACVAGTRESTTKPDELVVYSRDPSYRVWLDSSGAYTGHVWRTAGATASTLTLANNTVNYAFAQGQILLVSCPGGQTYTYVTVGTSVAAGTTTLTLETTPSDPFHQQSALPTNGCFGSGAYVFLINRQRFFIAAYPDHPYLMMDPGIDLNGDGTIDAKDVVPVAPNVEDIQFGYQMNTTVEPQDGVLFDGSAESVTTPPADGNQATPCADITVPYYAARCFFERPSNDPARLTNNPANITNVRIAMSIRSDRADPNLRNSQKNKTIPALFDRAQVDITTTAFNGEYSSVSRWNAGYRRSIVRLAVGTPNLASRGLFLW; from the coding sequence ATGATGCGACCCTCCTCCGCCCGCGGCTTCACGCTCATCGAAGTGATGATGTCGGTGGCGCTCGTGTCCGTGGTGATCCTGGCGGCCATCCTGGTGTTGCTCGATCAGGAGCGGCTCTTCCGCGTGAACGCGGACCAGCGCGACATCGACGAGAGCGCGCGCGCGGCGACCGACGCGCTGAACTTTGCCATCGGGAACGCCGGCTACGGCATGGACCCGAACCTGGCCTTCGACTTCCAGTACTACAAGTGCCAGGACAACGCCGACGGAACGGGCAAGATCAAGACGGCGGCGTGCGTGGCGGGCACGCGTGAGTCCACCACCAAGCCCGACGAGCTGGTGGTCTATTCCCGCGACCCCTCGTACCGCGTGTGGCTCGACTCGTCGGGCGCGTACACCGGCCACGTGTGGCGCACGGCCGGCGCGACCGCGAGCACGCTCACCCTGGCCAACAACACCGTGAACTACGCGTTCGCGCAGGGGCAGATCCTGCTGGTCTCCTGCCCAGGCGGCCAGACTTACACGTACGTCACCGTGGGCACGAGCGTGGCAGCGGGCACCACCACGCTGACGCTCGAGACCACGCCGTCGGATCCGTTCCACCAGCAGTCGGCGCTCCCGACCAACGGCTGCTTCGGCTCCGGCGCGTACGTGTTCCTCATCAACCGGCAGCGCTTCTTCATCGCCGCGTACCCCGACCACCCGTACCTGATGATGGATCCGGGTATCGACCTCAACGGCGACGGCACCATCGACGCCAAGGACGTGGTGCCGGTGGCTCCCAACGTGGAGGACATCCAGTTCGGGTACCAGATGAACACCACGGTGGAGCCCCAGGACGGTGTGCTCTTCGACGGCTCGGCCGAGAGCGTGACCACGCCCCCCGCGGACGGCAACCAGGCCACGCCTTGCGCGGACATCACGGTGCCCTACTACGCGGCCCGTTGCTTCTTCGAGCGCCCCAGCAATGACCCGGCCCGGCTCACGAACAACCCGGCGAACATCACCAACGTGCGCATCGCGATGTCGATTCGCTCCGACCGCGCCGACCCGAACCTCCGCAACAGCCAAAAAAACAAGACCATCCCCGCCCTCTTCGATCGCGCTCAGGTCGACATCACGACCACCGCCTTCAACGGCGAGTACAGCTCCGTGAGCAGGTGGAACGCGGGCTACCGCAGGTCGATCGTCCGCCTCGCCGTCGGCACGCCCAACCTCGCCTCCCGCGGTCTCTTCCTCTGGTGA
- a CDS encoding phosphatidylserine/phosphatidylglycerophosphate/cardiolipin synthase family protein, translated as MSKVSGLGSGLLNVLKGAEKQVENTATKAEQNVVKLGQKAAQTAGDVFETVASNVGSLKQTYVDLTQPEGPKNLVPPPTLGLNTTDAQLSQLLDQHTQSTLTTGNRVGVYVDGQNALPQILSSIDSAQKSICYETYEFDKSGTTVDEVVSHLIAAKQRGVDVRVSSDAIGGRDFLFSHNPELARIQAAGIPVQLYNPVNSLQDLDVHRDHRKSIIVDGQTAWVLGMNTGDRYLGDPSVPNRFHDVATQIQGPAVAPVLNDFINTWKTEGGSAIDPSSLMGPPAKAISTNQTNVSMRIIEHTPGQDENIRAAYLALINHATTNVNLENAYPPADDIVNALCAAAKRGVNVRYVYGSNEGALGMDARTQFDKLLQAGVHIYIYPTPIHTKSLSVDGTYATVGSSNVDNVALNRNQEIISLAQDPAYTQAFDQQLFDKDVVGTADGKKSVELKYPLNDSLWQKLSDAVLAKLWPDSYE; from the coding sequence ATGTCCAAGGTCTCTGGTTTGGGTTCGGGCCTGCTCAACGTCCTCAAGGGCGCGGAGAAGCAGGTCGAGAACACCGCGACGAAGGCGGAGCAGAACGTCGTCAAGCTGGGTCAGAAGGCAGCGCAGACGGCCGGAGATGTCTTCGAGACTGTGGCGTCCAACGTCGGCTCGCTGAAGCAGACCTATGTCGATCTCACGCAGCCGGAGGGGCCCAAGAACCTGGTGCCGCCGCCGACGCTCGGCCTGAACACCACCGACGCGCAGCTCTCCCAGCTCCTGGATCAGCACACGCAATCGACGCTCACCACCGGCAATCGCGTGGGCGTGTACGTCGACGGGCAGAATGCGCTGCCGCAGATCCTCTCGAGCATCGACTCGGCGCAGAAGAGTATTTGTTATGAGACTTATGAATTCGACAAGAGCGGCACCACGGTGGACGAAGTGGTGAGCCACCTCATCGCCGCCAAGCAGCGCGGCGTGGATGTGCGGGTGTCCTCCGACGCGATCGGTGGGCGCGACTTTCTCTTTAGCCACAATCCCGAGCTGGCTCGGATCCAGGCCGCCGGCATCCCGGTTCAACTGTACAACCCGGTCAACTCACTCCAGGACCTCGACGTCCACCGGGATCACCGCAAATCCATCATCGTGGACGGCCAGACCGCGTGGGTGCTGGGCATGAACACCGGCGATCGCTACCTCGGCGACCCGAGCGTGCCCAATCGTTTCCACGATGTGGCCACGCAGATTCAAGGGCCGGCGGTCGCGCCGGTACTCAACGACTTCATCAACACCTGGAAGACCGAGGGCGGCAGCGCGATCGATCCGAGCTCGCTCATGGGTCCGCCGGCGAAGGCGATCAGCACCAACCAGACCAACGTGTCGATGCGGATCATCGAGCACACGCCGGGCCAGGACGAGAACATCCGCGCGGCGTACCTGGCGCTCATCAACCACGCCACGACGAACGTGAACCTCGAGAACGCCTACCCGCCAGCAGACGACATCGTGAACGCGCTCTGCGCCGCGGCCAAGCGGGGCGTGAACGTGCGCTACGTGTACGGCTCCAACGAGGGCGCGCTGGGCATGGACGCGCGCACCCAGTTCGACAAGCTGCTCCAGGCAGGCGTGCACATCTACATCTACCCGACGCCCATCCACACCAAGAGCCTCTCCGTCGATGGCACGTACGCGACCGTGGGCTCGTCGAACGTGGACAACGTCGCGTTGAACCGGAACCAGGAGATCATCTCGCTGGCGCAGGATCCCGCGTACACCCAGGCTTTCGATCAGCAGCTCTTCGACAAGGACGTCGTCGGCACGGCGGATGGGAAGAAGAGCGTGGAGCTCAAGTACCCGCTGAACGACTCGCTCTGGCAGAAGCTCAGCGACGCGGTGCTCGCGAAGCTCTGGCCGGACTCGTACGAGTAA
- a CDS encoding prepilin-type N-terminal cleavage/methylation domain-containing protein, producing the protein MNRQRGFTLIEVMMAMAIFAVGFIGLASIEAVAYQSGVAAEHENEASALAQELANQLSLLPYTDSRLQDTTTANDSAYIVPGYKLNALGAAADHCGAAVSPFPTGWVTCSSTDTLPAITSSADLCDPGMGVTRYYLVWDVEDAALRRVGGVPDLPPNPDGGAPLTSDGKIIVARVLYRDEIFSTMKSASAVVINNNPAIYGL; encoded by the coding sequence ATGAACCGCCAACGTGGCTTCACCCTGATCGAAGTGATGATGGCTATGGCGATCTTCGCCGTCGGTTTCATCGGCCTGGCGTCGATCGAGGCCGTCGCGTACCAGAGCGGCGTGGCCGCCGAGCACGAGAACGAGGCGTCGGCGCTCGCGCAGGAGCTCGCCAACCAGCTCTCGCTGCTGCCGTACACCGACTCCCGCCTGCAGGACACCACCACCGCCAACGACAGCGCCTACATCGTGCCTGGCTACAAGCTGAACGCGCTCGGCGCCGCTGCGGATCACTGTGGCGCGGCGGTCTCCCCGTTCCCCACCGGCTGGGTGACCTGCTCGAGCACGGACACGCTCCCGGCCATTACCTCCAGCGCAGACTTGTGCGATCCCGGGATGGGCGTCACGCGCTACTACCTGGTTTGGGACGTGGAAGACGCGGCCCTGCGTCGCGTCGGCGGCGTGCCTGATCTCCCACCCAACCCCGACGGCGGCGCGCCGCTCACCTCGGACGGCAAGATCATCGTGGCCCGCGTGCTCTACCGCGACGAGATCTTCAGCACGATGAAGTCGGCCTCCGCGGTCGTCATCAACAACAACCCCGCCATCTACGGGCTCTAA
- a CDS encoding GAF domain-containing protein encodes MSEVHSGSSTEQSDLTLSAFIERHRSSILAQWLDAVRAVNERARTLREPLLRDELPEVLMEIAERTRGVATHRDVDHAPEVRGHALLRLTQGVDLEAIAEEYALLRSVVVTRYTGFVKHGVPTDELLRFNAGIDEALKASIHGYSRMRDRILGALEELSAAALGGPDMAVLLPRLLAAFVKGVDEVDSTAILLLEDGRLQVKAAVGLIAERDAGFSLAVGEGFAGRIAATRRPVMLRDAATDPLVASQFMRERQIHALYGVPLFDGDGKLIGVAHMGSTRVYDFSNEDKLLFRVMVSRAGQLVGEAQLDAALRLERDRYQAIIRAADELGQGLLIARRYKYVFVNDAFLRITGYSREELLALPDGRALLAPGAQPVPEWAVLDGRPAHITTTIRRKNGELVDIEVATKRFQDDMRLVLVRDVTQASRDREQLRRGIEFRDRLVGILSHDMRNPLAAIRVSTGVLARALADAGSGRIIANIDRAADRIGQMLSGLLDFTRARFGGALPLDFEPCDLRELSARIVEETRAAHGGVDISTHFEGDLKGSWDPARLEQVISNLLRNALTHGAQGRPVRLTASGEDGTVRLEVANEGMPIPAQVMAVLFEPFARAKAGGHGGAEHEGFGLGLYIVNQVVRGHGGHIDVRSTAVEGTRFTIVLPRQPPRASNS; translated from the coding sequence GTGTCAGAGGTTCACTCAGGCTCGTCGACCGAGCAGTCGGACCTCACGCTCTCCGCGTTCATCGAGCGCCACCGCAGCAGCATCCTGGCGCAGTGGTTGGACGCGGTTCGCGCGGTGAACGAGCGTGCCCGCACCCTGCGCGAGCCGCTCCTGCGCGACGAGCTCCCCGAGGTGCTGATGGAGATCGCCGAGCGCACGCGCGGCGTCGCAACGCACCGCGACGTCGATCATGCGCCCGAAGTTCGCGGTCACGCGCTGCTCCGGCTGACGCAAGGCGTGGATCTCGAAGCCATCGCCGAGGAGTACGCCCTCCTGCGCAGCGTGGTGGTCACGCGCTACACCGGCTTCGTGAAGCACGGCGTGCCCACCGACGAGCTCCTGAGGTTCAACGCGGGCATCGACGAGGCGCTCAAGGCCTCGATCCACGGCTACTCGCGGATGCGCGATCGCATCCTGGGCGCGCTCGAGGAGCTCTCGGCGGCGGCGCTCGGCGGCCCCGACATGGCCGTGCTGCTCCCGCGCCTGCTGGCAGCCTTCGTGAAGGGCGTGGACGAGGTGGACTCGACCGCCATCCTGCTCCTCGAAGACGGACGGCTCCAGGTGAAGGCAGCGGTGGGCCTCATCGCCGAACGTGACGCGGGCTTCTCGCTGGCGGTGGGCGAGGGTTTCGCCGGCAGAATCGCCGCCACGCGCAGGCCGGTCATGCTGCGCGATGCCGCCACCGACCCGCTGGTGGCGAGCCAGTTCATGCGGGAGCGCCAGATCCACGCGCTGTACGGCGTGCCGCTCTTCGACGGCGACGGGAAGCTCATCGGCGTGGCGCACATGGGCTCGACGCGGGTCTACGACTTCTCGAATGAAGACAAGCTGCTCTTCCGCGTCATGGTCTCGCGCGCGGGGCAGCTGGTGGGCGAGGCCCAGCTCGATGCAGCGCTGCGGCTGGAGCGCGATCGCTACCAGGCCATCATCCGCGCGGCAGACGAGCTCGGGCAGGGGCTGCTCATCGCCCGCCGGTACAAGTACGTCTTCGTGAACGACGCCTTTCTTCGAATCACCGGTTACTCGCGGGAGGAGTTGCTGGCGCTGCCCGACGGCCGCGCGCTCCTGGCGCCCGGCGCCCAGCCCGTACCCGAGTGGGCGGTGCTCGACGGCAGGCCCGCACACATCACCACCACCATCCGCAGGAAGAACGGCGAGCTCGTCGACATCGAGGTGGCGACGAAGCGCTTCCAAGACGATATGCGCCTGGTGCTGGTGCGCGACGTCACCCAGGCCTCGCGCGACCGTGAGCAGCTCCGCCGCGGCATCGAGTTTCGCGACCGGCTGGTGGGCATCCTCTCGCACGACATGCGCAACCCGCTCGCCGCCATCCGCGTCTCCACCGGCGTGCTGGCGCGCGCCCTGGCCGACGCCGGCTCGGGACGGATCATCGCCAACATCGACCGCGCGGCCGACCGCATCGGGCAGATGCTCTCGGGGCTGCTGGACTTCACGCGGGCGCGCTTTGGTGGCGCGTTGCCGCTCGACTTCGAGCCGTGCGACCTGCGCGAGCTGAGCGCGCGCATCGTGGAGGAGACGCGCGCGGCCCACGGTGGCGTGGACATCTCGACCCACTTCGAGGGCGACCTGAAGGGATCGTGGGACCCCGCGCGGCTGGAGCAGGTGATCTCCAACTTGCTCCGCAACGCGCTGACCCATGGCGCGCAGGGACGGCCGGTTCGGCTGACGGCGTCCGGGGAGGACGGCACGGTTCGGCTCGAGGTGGCGAACGAGGGCATGCCCATCCCGGCGCAGGTGATGGCGGTGCTCTTCGAGCCGTTCGCGCGGGCGAAGGCGGGCGGCCACGGCGGCGCCGAGCACGAAGGCTTCGGGCTCGGGCTCTACATCGTGAACCAGGTGGTGCGCGGACACGGCGGGCACATCGACGTGCGCTCGACGGCGGTGGAGGGCACGCGCTTCACGATCGTTTTGCCGAGGCAGCCGCCGCGCGCGAGCAATTCCTAG